CATAGAACAAAACCCCCGCCCCTCGGGCAAGCTTCTCGGCGCGACGCGCATCCGCCCTCGTGCCCCTCGTCGCCAACCTGGGTTCCTCGGCATCCCGCTCACTCCCCCAGCGACAGCTTCAAGGCGAGCGCCGCGTCGAGCTGGCAGACCCGCTCGAAGCAGAGCGTCTCCTTCGCCTTGGCCTCGGGGGTGGCCTCGTAGCCCTGGTTCAGGACCCGGTAGCACGTGTACAGCGCGGCGTAGAGCTCCGCGCAGAGATCCGGCTGCCAGGTGGTCAGTCGGTGGTGGTCGACGAGGTGCTCCAGCGCCTCGAGCTGCGCCCGCGCCACGAGGAACTGGGACAGCTCGATGTTGATCTGGGCCATCGCGAGCCTCACGCGGAAGCGGTCCAGCGCCGACGGAGCCGCGGCCGCGGCCTTCTCGAGGAGCGCCATCGCGTCGATGGGCTGCTGGTTCGCGACGAGCCCTCGGGCCTCGGAGAGCGGTTTGTCGAGGTAGCTCCGCGGCCTCGCCGGGGCTGCGGCGCCGCTCGCACCCGAGCCGCCGAGCGCGGCCGCGACCTCGGACGAGAGCCAGGCCTGCGTCTCGCCGTCCGCGAACGGCGTACCGTCGCTGAACTTGAGGGTCGGCAGGAGCGGCGCGCGGAGCAGCAGGGCGCCCACCTCGACGAGCACCGCCCGCTTGGCGTCGGCGTAGTCGTCGCCGAGCTGCTCGAGCGCGTTCGCGACGTACCGGTGCGGATCGAGCCAGAGAGGGTAGCTCTGCGCGTACTCGTCGGCGACCTGCAGCAGATCGGCGAACGCCCCCTGGCTCGTGAGCGCCGGGAGCGTCTGCAGCACGTGCTCGGGCGGCGGCGGGATCGCCGTGCTGCCCGTCGGAGACGACGCGCCCGGATCGTCGAGGAGGTCGACCCAGAGCCCGACCCGCAGGATGCGGTACGCGGACGCCCGCTTCGGATCCGCCGCCCGGAGCGCGTCGCCCGCGCGCGCCATCAGGGGCGAGCACTTGCCGAGGGCGGTGAGCGCCGAGTCCTCGTCGACGATCGCCTCGAGGCTGAGCGCCGGATCGCCCGCGGCGGCCACGGCCACGGGCGCGGGCGGCGGCGCGGCGGCCGCCGGCGTGGCCGCCGGCGGTGCCTCGACCTTCGGCGGCTCGACCCGCGGAGGAGGAGGCGGCGGAGGAGGAGGAGGAGGAGGCGGCGGCGGCGCCTCCGCGGGCAGGCTCGCGACGAGGCTGCGGACCGCGTTCCGCAGCGGGCCGAGCCCTCCGTAGGCGTCGCCGAGCTTGTCGGCGAGGTCGACGTCCAGGGCGCGGCTCACCTGGTCGATGGCGTTCACAACGTCGCGGTCCGCGGCGGAGACGGCGAGGCCGGAGAGCGTCCCTGCCGCGAGGTCTCCGAACCAGGAGCACAGGTTGCCGCGCGCCTTGGGCCGCTTGATCGCGGGATACATGGTGTCCCAGAACGCGTTGCTCAGCTCTTGCACGAGCACGAGCCCGTCGAGCAGGCCGGGCAGCTTGTCGACCTGCGACTTCGCCGCCGCGTAGTAGAGAGCGACGCGGAAGTCCTTTGACTTCTCGCTCAGGAGCTCATCGGCGACGCTCGCGATGCGCCCCCAGTCGACCTTGCCGCCCGCGAGCGACTGCAGCTTGTCGACCTCGTTCTTGAGGCCCTCGAACGCCTCGTCGTAGGTGACGTCGGCGCCGACGCCGCCGTTGATGGGCGCGAACAGCGCCTCGATCCGCTCTTTGGATTGTTGGACGGCGTCTTCAGCGGCCATGGGGCGCGCAGGATATCAAGGCGTCCTGGGTGTGGACGGCGAATCAGACGACGATTGCATGGCGGCTCCGGCGGTGAGCCGGACGGCGCACCGGAGCGGCCGCGCGCGGGGTGGAGCGGGTGCCTTCGGCCCGGCCATCGGCTCAGCCGAGGGCTTCCAGGAAGCTGTCGAGCGACAGGTCGGTCCGGGCGACGAGCGCGTCGAGCTCCGGCCCGAGCGCATGTCGGGAAACGTGCTCCTCGACCCGTGGAGGTCCGCAGAGATCGGCGATGTGTTCGGCCTGGGTGGTCGGCGCGATCATCTCGCGGAACGAGCCCACGTGGGGGGGACCGAGGTGGAGGAGCAGGGTGCGCTGGGGTGTCCAGAACGCGTTCATCAGCGTGCGTCCCCATTTCGACAGGCGGCGGGTCATGTCCATCCACACGGCGGCGGCGTAGGCGTCTCCTGCGCCGAGCGGCAGCCTGAGGGCGAGCCCTGTCCTAGGGAGCTCCTGACCGCGGAATGGGATCACCGAGTCGAGGATGTTCTGCAGCACCCAGAAGCGGCTCGCGTCGGTGCCGAAGCCGGCGTCCCAGAGCGCCTTCATCGGCTGGGTCCTCAGCCACGCGCGGTAGGCGGCGTGCGCCGCGTCGGGGTCGTCGAGCGACGGCGGCGCGATCTGGGAGACGCGGTGGAGGAAGGCGTCGACGGGCAGGGTCCTGCCGTTCGCAGCGGCGTCGTGGGCTGCGGCGAGGAGGGGGAAGAGGGTGATGGGGAGCGACGGCCCGGCGGAGACGAGTTGATCGTAATCGTAGGACCCGAACACCA
The DNA window shown above is from Sorangium aterium and carries:
- the tagF gene encoding type VI secretion system-associated protein TagF is translated as MFWRRKKGPAAPPQIGCFGKLPATGDFIRLNAGGEELAAFDRWLGASIDFARRAMGAHFDAHYQTALGLFVFHGEPKGDEPPTRGLVGAWAASGDNAGRLYPMVVFGSYDYDQLVSAGPSLPITLFPLLAAAHDAAANGRTLPVDAFLHRVSQIAPPSLDDPDAAHAAYRAWLRTQPMKALWDAGFGTDASRFWVLQNILDSVIPFRGQELPRTGLALRLPLGAGDAYAAAVWMDMTRRLSKWGRTLMNAFWTPQRTLLLHLGPPHVGSFREMIAPTTQAEHIADLCGPPRVEEHVSRHALGPELDALVARTDLSLDSFLEALG
- the tssA gene encoding type VI secretion system protein TssA, with protein sequence MAAEDAVQQSKERIEALFAPINGGVGADVTYDEAFEGLKNEVDKLQSLAGGKVDWGRIASVADELLSEKSKDFRVALYYAAAKSQVDKLPGLLDGLVLVQELSNAFWDTMYPAIKRPKARGNLCSWFGDLAAGTLSGLAVSAADRDVVNAIDQVSRALDVDLADKLGDAYGGLGPLRNAVRSLVASLPAEAPPPPPPPPPPPPPPPRVEPPKVEAPPAATPAAAAPPPAPVAVAAAGDPALSLEAIVDEDSALTALGKCSPLMARAGDALRAADPKRASAYRILRVGLWVDLLDDPGASSPTGSTAIPPPPEHVLQTLPALTSQGAFADLLQVADEYAQSYPLWLDPHRYVANALEQLGDDYADAKRAVLVEVGALLLRAPLLPTLKFSDGTPFADGETQAWLSSEVAAALGGSGASGAAAPARPRSYLDKPLSEARGLVANQQPIDAMALLEKAAAAAPSALDRFRVRLAMAQINIELSQFLVARAQLEALEHLVDHHRLTTWQPDLCAELYAALYTCYRVLNQGYEATPEAKAKETLCFERVCQLDAALALKLSLGE